The Streptomyces fungicidicus nucleotide sequence CTCGATCGCCTTCAACCCGACGTTCCTGCTGGACGGGCTGAGCGCCATCGACTCCCCCGTGGCCCAGCTGTCCTTCACCACGTCCACCAAGCCGGCGCTGCTCAGCGGCCGCCCGGCGGTGGACGCGGAGGCGGACGACGCCTACAAGTACCTGATCATGCCGGTGCGGCTCAGCGGCTGACCGCCGTCCTGGGGTGAATCCGCAGGTGAGGGCGTGCGCATGAGCGCGTATGCCCACAGATGTGCGCGGGCGTCCGGGTTTAGGCTCGGACGCCGGCACGTACGTGCCGTCACGCCACGTCGCATACCTAAGGAACACAACTGATGGAGCTCGGTCTCGTCGGCCTCGGCAAGATGGGCGGCAACATGCGCGAGCGGATTCGCCGCGCGGGTCACACCGTCTTCGGATACGACCGCAACCCGGACCTCGCCGACGTCCACAGCCTGCAGGAGCTTGTGGGCAAGCTCAGCGGCCCGCGTGTGGTGTGGGTGATGGTTCCGGCGGGCGGGCCGACCCAGTCCACCGTCGACGAGCTCGCCGAGCTGCTCGAGCCGGGTGACGTCGTGGTGGACGGCGGCAACTCCCGCTGGACGGACGACGAAAAGCACGCCGAGCAGCTGGCGGCCAAGGGCATCGGCTTCGTCGACTGCGGCGTCTCCGGCGGTGTCTGGGGCCTGGAGAACGGCTACGCGCTGATGTACGGCGGCGACAAGGAGAACGTCGCCAAGGTGCAGCCGATATTCGACGCCCTCCGGCCGGAGGGCGACTTCGGCTCGGTGCACGCGGGCAAGGTCGGCGCGGGCCACTTCGCGAAGATGGTCCACAACGGCATCGAGTACGCCATGATGCAGGCCTACGCCGAGGGCTGGGAGCTGCTGGAGAAGGTCGACTCGGTGACCGACGTCCGGGAGGTGTTCCGCTCCTGGCAGGAGGGCACCGTCATCCGCTCCTGGCTGCTCGACCTCGCGGTCAACGCCCTCGACGAGGACGAGCACTTGGACGGGCTCCGGGGTTATGCACAGGACTCCGGTGAGGGACGCTGGACTGTGGAGGCCGCCATCGACAACGCGGTCCCGCTGCCGGCGATCACCGCCTCGCTGTTCGCGCGGTTCGCCTCCCGTCAGGAGGACTCGCCGCAGATGAAGATGATCGCGGCGCTGCGGAACCAGTTCGGCGGCCACGCGGTCGAGAAGAAGTAATCCACAGGGAGGTCGGCGGAACGACCATGCACGTCACGCATCTGTCGCTGGCCGACTTCCGGTCCTATCCCCGGGTCGAGGTCCCGCTCGGCCCGGGGGTGACGGCCTTCGTCGGGCCCAACGGGCAGGGCAAGACGAACCTGGTCGAGGCGGTCGGCTATCTCGCCACCCTCGGCAGCCACCGCGTCTCCTCCGACGCGCCCCTGGTCCGCATGGGCGCCGACCGCGCGATCGTCCGGGCCCAGGTCCGGCAGGGCGAGCGGCAGCAGTTGGTCGAGCTGGAGCTGAACCCGGGCCGCGCCAACCGCGCCCGCATCAACAGGTCCTCGCAGGTCAGGCCGAGGGACGTGCTGGGCATCGTGCGCACGGTGCTGTTCGCGCCGGAGGACCTCGCCCTGATCAAGGGCGACCCCGGTGAGCGGCGCCGGTTCCTGGACGAGCTGATCACCGCGCGCTCCCCGCGCATGGCCGGTGTGCGGTCGGACTACGACCGGGTGCTCAAGCAGCGCAACACCCTGCTGAAGTCGGCCGCGCTGGCCCGCCGGCACGGCGGCCGCACCCTGGACCTGTCCACCCTCGACGTCTGGGACCAGCACCTCGCGCACGCGGGCGCCGAGCTGCTGGCGCGGCGGCTCGACCTGATCGGCGCGCTCCAGCCGCTGGCCGACAAGGCGTACGAGCAGCTCGCGCCCGGCGGGGGGCCGCTCACCCTGGAGTACAAGCCGTCCGCGCCCGGCGAGGCCGACACCCGCGAGGACCTGTTCGAGCAGCTGATGGCGGCCCTGGCGGAGGCGCGCAAGCAGGAGATCGAGCGGGGCGTCACCCTGGTCGGCCCGCACCGCGACGACCTGCTGCTCAAGCTGGGCCGGCTGCCCGCCAAGGGCTACGCCTCCCACGGCGAGTCCTGGTCGTACGCGCTGGCGCTGCGGCTGGCCTCCTACGACCTGCTGCGCGCCGAGGGCAACGAGCCGGTCCTGGTGCTCGACGACGTCTTCGCCGAGCTGGACACGCGGCGCCGCGAGCGCCTGGCCGAGCTGGTCGCCCCGGGCGAGCAGGTGCTGGTCACCGCGGCCGTGGACGACGACGTACCCCATGTGCTGGCGGGTACGCGGTTCACCGTGGCCGAGGGGACGGTGGAGCGCGTATGAGCGAGCGGGACTCGACGGGAGGCGGCGCCGGGAAGGCCCCCGAGCCCTCCGGTGTCGATCTCGCGCGGGTGGCGCTGCGCGCGGCCAGGGAAGCGGCTCGCGCGCGCGGGGACGCGGCCCAGCAGCGGAAGCAGGCGCGGCGCGGTGGACTGCGGTCCGGAGCGCGGGCCGACCGGCGTGACCCGATGGCGCTCGGCTCGGCGATCAGCCGACTGCTCACCGAGCGCGGCTGGGAGGCCCCGGCCGCCGTGGGCGGGGTGATGGGGCGCTGGCCGGAGATCGTCGGCGAGGACGTGGCCAAGCACTGCGAGCCGGAACGGTACGACGAGGGCGAGCGGGTGCTGGTGGTGCGCTGCGACTCCACGGCGTGGGCGACGAATCTGCGCCTGCTCGCGCCGACCCTGGTCGCGCGTCTCAACGAGGACCTCGGGCACGGCACGGTGCGGCTGATCAAGGTCGTCGGCCCCGGCGGCCCGGCCCGTCGTTTCGGGCCGCTGCGGGCTCCCGGAAGCGTGGGTCCCGGCGACACATACGGGTGAGACGCGCCCCGTTTTCCGCCCGTGAGCCCCACGTGATGGACATCACAGCACGTCTCTCAGCAGGGCGGTCGGGTGTCCGGCGACCGGTGCGCCGGACGCCCGTACAGGGTGGCGAATCGCCACCTGACTCCTAAGTAGCCAAGGGTTGACGGCCGGAAGCGCTGAGTGGCCTCGTGGGGCTCTCGGGGACCCCATCCGCATATCGGGAGTCGGACGAGACCGGTTGAGGGCGGCACATGCGAACCCAGGTACCGGCAAACCCCCATCGATGTCAGTGCTACCGGTAGACTGGAAGACAATCCCGCCCCGACCGTG carries:
- the gnd gene encoding phosphogluconate dehydrogenase (NAD(+)-dependent, decarboxylating); this translates as MELGLVGLGKMGGNMRERIRRAGHTVFGYDRNPDLADVHSLQELVGKLSGPRVVWVMVPAGGPTQSTVDELAELLEPGDVVVDGGNSRWTDDEKHAEQLAAKGIGFVDCGVSGGVWGLENGYALMYGGDKENVAKVQPIFDALRPEGDFGSVHAGKVGAGHFAKMVHNGIEYAMMQAYAEGWELLEKVDSVTDVREVFRSWQEGTVIRSWLLDLAVNALDEDEHLDGLRGYAQDSGEGRWTVEAAIDNAVPLPAITASLFARFASRQEDSPQMKMIAALRNQFGGHAVEKK
- the recF gene encoding DNA replication/repair protein RecF (All proteins in this family for which functions are known are DNA-binding proteins that assist the filamentation of RecA onto DNA for the initiation of recombination or recombinational repair.), producing the protein MHVTHLSLADFRSYPRVEVPLGPGVTAFVGPNGQGKTNLVEAVGYLATLGSHRVSSDAPLVRMGADRAIVRAQVRQGERQQLVELELNPGRANRARINRSSQVRPRDVLGIVRTVLFAPEDLALIKGDPGERRRFLDELITARSPRMAGVRSDYDRVLKQRNTLLKSAALARRHGGRTLDLSTLDVWDQHLAHAGAELLARRLDLIGALQPLADKAYEQLAPGGGPLTLEYKPSAPGEADTREDLFEQLMAALAEARKQEIERGVTLVGPHRDDLLLKLGRLPAKGYASHGESWSYALALRLASYDLLRAEGNEPVLVLDDVFAELDTRRRERLAELVAPGEQVLVTAAVDDDVPHVLAGTRFTVAEGTVERV
- a CDS encoding DUF721 domain-containing protein, producing MSERDSTGGGAGKAPEPSGVDLARVALRAAREAARARGDAAQQRKQARRGGLRSGARADRRDPMALGSAISRLLTERGWEAPAAVGGVMGRWPEIVGEDVAKHCEPERYDEGERVLVVRCDSTAWATNLRLLAPTLVARLNEDLGHGTVRLIKVVGPGGPARRFGPLRAPGSVGPGDTYG